From one Equus asinus isolate D_3611 breed Donkey chromosome 5, EquAss-T2T_v2, whole genome shotgun sequence genomic stretch:
- the TMEM39A gene encoding transmembrane protein 39A — MPGGRRGPSRQQLSRSALPSLQTLVGGGCGNGTGLRNRNGSAIGLPVPPITALITPGPVRHCQIPDLPVDGSLLFEFLFFIYLLVALFIQYINIYKTVWWYPYNHPASCTSLNFHLIDYHLAAFITVMLARRLVWALISEATKAGAASMIHYMVLISARLVLLTLCGWVLCWTLVNLFRSHSVLNLLFLGYPFGVYVPLCCFHQDSRAHLLLTDYNYVVQHQAVEETASTVGGLAKSKDFLSLLLESLKEQFNNATPIPTHSCPLSPDLIRNEVECLKADFNHRIKEVLFNSLFSAYYVAFLPLCFVKSTQYYDMRWSCEHLIMVWINAFVMLTTQLLPSKYCDLLHKSAAHLGKWQKLEHGSYSNAPQHIWSENTIWPQGVLVRHSRCLYRAMGPYNVAVPSDVSHARFYFLFHRPLRLLNLLILIEGSVVFYQLYSLLRSEKWNHTLSMALILFCNYYVLFKLLRDRIVLGRAYSYPLNSYELKAN, encoded by the exons ATGCCCGGTGGAAGGAGGGGCCCTAGTCGGCAACAGCTAAGCCGTTCAGCTTTACCTTCTTTACAGACTTTGGTTGGTGGGGGCTGTGGCAATGGCACAGGCCTGAGAAACAg GAATGGTAGTGCTATTGGCCTTCCGGTCCCACCTATCACAGCCTTGATCACCCCAGGTCCTGTTCGTCATTGCCAAATTCCTGATTTGCCTGTGGATGGGAGCCTGCtctttgaatttctctttttcatctaTCTGCTGGTTGCTCTGTTCATTCAGTACATCAACATCTATAAAACAGTGTGGTGGTATCCTTACAATCATCCTGCTTCTTGTACTTCACTG AATTTTCATCTCATTGATTACCACCTGGCAGCATTCATCACAGTGATGCTTGCAAGGAGGCTTGTATGGGCCCTCATCTCAGAG GCTACTAAGGCGGGTGCAGCATCCATGATTCACTACATGGTTCTGATATCCGCTCGCTTGGTGCTGCTCACTTTGTGTGGATGGGTACTTTGTTGGACCCTCGTCAATCTCTTCAGAAGCCATTCAGTCCTCAATCTCCTCTTCCTTGGCTACCC GTTTGGTGTTTATGTTCCTCTCTGCTGTTTCCACCAAGATAGTAGAGCTCATCTTCTTCTCACAGACTATAACTATGTGGTCCAGCACCAGGCAGTGGAGGAAACTGCCTCCACTGTGGGTGGCTTGGCCAAATCCAAAGACTTCCTCTCCTTATTGCTGGAGTCGTTAAAAGAACAGTTCAATAATGCCACGCCCATCCCCACCCACAGCTGCCCCCTGTCTCCAGACCTCATTCGAAATGAAGTAGAATGTCTGAAAGCAGATTTCAACCACAGAATCAAGGAAGTTCTCTTCAACTCCCTCTTCAGTGCCTACTATGTTGCATTTCTTCCCCTGTGTTTTGTGAAG AGTACCCAGTACTATGACATGCGCTGGTCGTGCGAGCACCTCATTATGGTGTGGATCAATGCTTTTGTCATGCTCACCACACAACTGCTGCCATCCAAGTACTGTGATTTGCTACATAAATCAGCTGCTCACCTGGGCAAGTGGCAGAAGCTCGAACATGGGTCCTACAGCAATGCTCCACAGCACAT TTGGTCAGAAAATACAATATGGCCTCAAGGGGTGCTGGTGCGACACAGCAGATGCTTATATAGAGCCATGGGGCCTTACAACGTGGCAGTGCCTTCAGATGTATCCCATGCCCGCTTTTAT TTCCTATTTCATCGTCCATTAAGGCTGTTAAATCTGCTTATCCTTATTGAGGGCAGCGTCGTCTTCTACCAGCTCTATTCCTTACTGCGGTCGGAGAAGTGGAACCACACACTTTCCATGGCTCTCATCCTCTTCTGCAACTACTATGTTTTATTTAAGCTCCTCCGGGACAGAATAGTATTAGGCAGGGCATACTCCTATCCACTCAACAGTTATGAACTCAAGGCAAACTAA